A single genomic interval of Desulfovermiculus halophilus DSM 18834 harbors:
- the corA gene encoding magnesium/cobalt transporter CorA — protein MAEILDKASEKTGLPPGSLIHIGEHAISASSISAFVYDFEQCTHHQDITVEESADLILPGQVSWINIIGVHDTELIAEVGALFGLHHLLLEDLMHTGQRPKIEEYEQTLFVVLKMLTYNESRNAVQEEQISLILGNDWVLSFQEREGDVFDPVRHRIANTKGKIRKMGNDYLAYALVDTVVDHYFGVLEHIGDKIEDLQDSILERPNPEVLQTLHEAKQELIFVRHSIWPLRDSLREVVRGEFAQVSEQVEVYFRDVLDHIHQVLDALESYRDVLSGTLDIYISLLSRQMNQVMKVLTVIATLFIPLTFVVGIYGMNFEYMPELSWRYGYPAVWGGMIGLAGGMLYQFKKRGWF, from the coding sequence ATGGCTGAGATTCTGGACAAAGCTTCGGAAAAGACCGGATTGCCGCCAGGCAGCTTGATCCACATCGGTGAGCATGCCATTTCAGCAAGCAGTATTTCGGCATTTGTTTACGATTTTGAGCAGTGCACGCATCATCAGGATATTACGGTTGAGGAAAGCGCAGACCTGATCCTGCCGGGACAGGTATCCTGGATCAATATAATCGGGGTGCACGATACGGAGCTTATTGCCGAGGTGGGCGCCTTGTTCGGCTTGCACCACCTCTTGCTTGAAGATCTTATGCATACTGGGCAAAGGCCCAAAATCGAGGAGTATGAACAGACACTGTTCGTTGTGCTCAAAATGCTGACCTACAATGAGAGCAGGAATGCGGTTCAAGAGGAGCAGATCAGCCTGATCCTCGGAAATGACTGGGTCCTGTCCTTTCAGGAGCGGGAAGGCGATGTCTTCGATCCGGTTCGGCACCGGATAGCCAACACTAAGGGGAAAATCAGGAAGATGGGCAATGACTATCTGGCCTATGCCCTGGTGGATACGGTGGTCGATCATTACTTCGGGGTTCTGGAGCATATCGGGGATAAGATCGAAGATCTTCAGGACTCGATCTTGGAGCGGCCGAATCCGGAAGTTCTGCAGACCCTTCACGAGGCAAAGCAGGAGCTCATTTTTGTCCGGCATTCCATTTGGCCCCTGCGGGACTCTTTGCGCGAAGTTGTCCGGGGCGAGTTCGCACAGGTTTCGGAACAGGTGGAAGTCTATTTTCGGGATGTCCTCGATCATATCCACCAGGTCCTGGATGCACTCGAGAGCTACAGGGATGTACTCTCCGGAACCCTGGATATATACATTTCCCTGCTTAGCCGGCAGATGAACCAGGTAATGAAGGTGTTGACCGTTATTGCCACCTTGTTCATTCCCTTGACTTTTGTCGTCGGCATTTATGGGATGAACTTCGAGTATATGCCTGAGCTTTCCTGGCGGTACGGATATCCGGCAGTCTGGGGAGGGATGATCGGACTTGCAGGGGGAATGCTCTATCAGTTCAAAAAGCGGGGTTGGTTCTGA
- a CDS encoding Crp/Fnr family transcriptional regulator, which translates to MTTGFDLGSVPLFQGLPQKQLHELEEVSQEVGFDKNQVIFSQEDPGNGFYVLISGRVKVYKLSLDGREQILHVFGPGEPIGEVPVFAGDTFPAHALALEPTRLLFFPRERLRTLFEQDPSLALNMLAVLARRLREFTRLVEDLSLKELPSRLASYLAQLQDAQGGREQVTLEVSKGTLAKVLGTSQETLSRVLKRMGEAGIIEVDKRRITILQDGALEDLAEGYMSLG; encoded by the coding sequence ATGACAACAGGTTTTGATTTGGGCAGTGTCCCACTTTTTCAGGGGTTGCCACAGAAGCAGCTTCACGAGCTGGAAGAGGTGAGCCAGGAGGTGGGGTTTGACAAAAATCAGGTCATTTTCAGCCAGGAAGATCCAGGCAATGGATTTTACGTGCTTATCAGCGGAAGGGTGAAGGTCTACAAGCTGTCCCTGGACGGACGGGAGCAGATACTGCATGTTTTCGGCCCCGGAGAGCCCATAGGGGAAGTGCCGGTTTTTGCCGGAGATACCTTCCCGGCTCATGCTCTGGCCCTGGAGCCGACCAGGCTTCTGTTTTTTCCCCGGGAGCGTCTGCGGACCTTGTTTGAACAGGATCCCTCCCTGGCCCTGAACATGCTGGCTGTCCTGGCCCGACGTTTGCGCGAGTTCACCCGTCTGGTCGAGGACCTGTCCCTCAAAGAGCTGCCCAGTCGCCTGGCTTCCTACCTGGCCCAGCTTCAGGACGCCCAGGGGGGGAGAGAGCAGGTCACCCTGGAGGTGAGCAAGGGCACGCTGGCCAAGGTCCTGGGTACCTCCCAGGAGACCCTGTCCCGGGTTTTGAAGAGAATGGGGGAGGCAGGGATCATCGAGGTGGACAAACGGCGGATAACAATTCTTCAGGACGGAGCCTTGGAGGATCTGGCGGAAGGATATATGTCTCTGGGTTGA
- a CDS encoding phosphoribosylaminoimidazolesuccinocarboxamide synthase, whose product MPVVAETSIQEYPLVSKGKVRDIYAVDQETLLIVTTDRMSAFDVIMPDPIPYKGVVLNQLTCFWMQKFASLVPNHIKAAAVSDYPKDLQRYREQLEGRSVLAKRADPLPIECIVRGFLSGSGWKDYQRTGQVCGIDLPAGLQESSRLPRSLFTPSTKADIGEHDENISLEQARARMDPELVDRVQDLSIRIYEHGVQHAEERGLIIADTKFEFGLIDGSLVLIDEVLTPDSSRFWPQDQYQPGISQPSFDKQYLRDWLTENWDKTSPAPALPREVIAQTRDKYLQAYRLLTGQELNIDL is encoded by the coding sequence ATGCCAGTAGTCGCTGAAACATCCATCCAGGAGTATCCTCTGGTTTCCAAAGGGAAGGTCCGGGACATCTATGCCGTTGATCAGGAGACCCTGCTCATCGTCACCACGGACCGCATGTCGGCCTTTGACGTCATTATGCCCGACCCCATCCCCTACAAGGGTGTGGTCCTGAACCAGCTGACCTGCTTCTGGATGCAGAAGTTTGCCTCCCTGGTTCCCAACCACATTAAAGCCGCAGCAGTTTCCGACTACCCCAAGGACCTGCAGCGATACCGGGAGCAGCTGGAGGGCCGTTCCGTCCTGGCCAAAAGGGCCGATCCTCTGCCCATAGAGTGTATTGTCCGCGGGTTCTTGAGCGGTTCCGGCTGGAAGGACTATCAAAGGACCGGGCAGGTGTGCGGCATCGACCTTCCCGCAGGTCTGCAGGAATCATCCCGCTTGCCCCGCTCCCTGTTTACCCCGTCCACCAAGGCTGATATCGGTGAACACGACGAAAACATCAGTCTGGAACAGGCCAGGGCCAGAATGGATCCCGAGCTTGTGGACAGAGTGCAGGACCTTTCTATACGGATTTACGAACACGGTGTTCAACACGCTGAAGAGCGGGGACTGATCATTGCCGATACCAAGTTCGAGTTCGGGCTGATTGACGGTTCACTGGTGCTCATCGACGAGGTCCTGACTCCTGACTCGTCCCGGTTTTGGCCCCAAGACCAGTATCAGCCTGGCATCAGCCAGCCCAGCTTTGACAAACAGTATCTTCGGGACTGGCTGACCGAAAACTGGGACAAGACATCCCCGGCTCCGGCCCTGCCCCGGGAGGTCATTGCCCAGACCAGGGACAAATACCTGCAGGCCTACAGACTGTTGACCGGCCAGGAACTGAACATCGACCTCTAA
- a CDS encoding DHH family phosphoesterase, with amino-acid sequence MTQPSKSDSARSTSAKKLIQKLSQILDNHKGERHVIVIQDFPDPDAISAAYAHQLISTAYDIEADIVYSGSISHQQNLALVNLLGISLLHFDRSMDMSVYSGAVFVDHQGTTARQLTKALEKAGVPILIVLDHHEPQSTPNAEFCDIRSIGATATMYAQYLEQGILELDSGAEEHMKMATALMHGVITDTNNFMRAGPEDFYAAAFLSRYRDADILEQIMNQARSKKTMEIIQKALEERVIAESVSIAGIGYLRSDDRDAIPQAADFLVTEENVHTAIVYGLVQGADQQESIIGSLRTSKLTLDPDNFLKGALGHDASGSPYGGGKHSAGGFQIPVDFLAQGKGEEYRQVKWKAFDAQIKQKIFDKIGFDSSAKTQE; translated from the coding sequence ATGACCCAGCCGTCCAAATCCGACAGCGCAAGATCAACGTCCGCCAAGAAGCTCATCCAGAAGCTGAGCCAGATCCTGGACAACCACAAAGGCGAGCGCCATGTGATTGTTATCCAGGACTTTCCTGATCCGGATGCAATTTCCGCCGCCTATGCGCATCAGCTGATCAGCACGGCCTACGATATAGAAGCTGATATTGTGTACAGCGGCAGCATCAGCCACCAGCAGAACCTGGCCCTGGTCAATCTTCTGGGCATCTCTCTCCTTCACTTCGACCGGTCCATGGACATGAGCGTCTACTCCGGCGCTGTGTTCGTCGATCATCAGGGCACAACAGCCAGACAGCTGACCAAGGCCTTGGAAAAGGCCGGGGTCCCGATCCTGATAGTCTTAGACCACCATGAACCCCAATCCACCCCCAACGCAGAGTTCTGCGATATACGAAGCATCGGGGCCACCGCCACCATGTACGCCCAATACCTGGAACAGGGCATCCTGGAACTGGATTCCGGAGCTGAGGAACATATGAAAATGGCCACTGCTCTGATGCACGGGGTCATCACGGACACCAACAACTTTATGCGGGCCGGACCGGAGGATTTTTATGCAGCCGCCTTCTTGAGCCGCTATCGAGACGCCGACATTCTGGAGCAGATCATGAACCAGGCCAGATCGAAAAAAACAATGGAGATCATCCAAAAAGCACTGGAAGAACGGGTCATCGCCGAAAGCGTTTCCATTGCCGGAATCGGCTACCTGCGCAGCGACGACCGGGACGCCATTCCCCAGGCGGCCGACTTTCTGGTTACCGAAGAAAATGTGCATACTGCTATTGTCTACGGCCTGGTTCAAGGCGCGGACCAGCAGGAGTCCATAATCGGATCCCTGCGGACCTCCAAGCTGACCCTGGATCCGGACAACTTCCTGAAAGGGGCCCTGGGACATGATGCATCCGGATCTCCATACGGCGGAGGAAAGCATTCGGCCGGAGGATTTCAGATTCCGGTCGACTTCTTGGCCCAGGGAAAAGGCGAGGAATACAGACAGGTTAAGTGGAAGGCTTTTGACGCCCAGATCAAGCAAAAAATCTTCGACAAAATCGGGTTCGACTCCTCGGCTAAGACCCAAGAGTAG